The Citrifermentans bemidjiense Bem genome window below encodes:
- the dusB gene encoding tRNA dihydrouridine synthase DusB codes for MQKTVALGPLVLKNQLFLAPMAGITNLPMRIISREGGASFAFTEMVSVNGLTREGQKSFDLLKSSPEDRPIGMQLFGDDPEMLAEAARLVEEYGELIDINMGCPVRKVVGTGAGSALMKDPQKVGRIVRSVRAATKLPLTIKIRTGWVCGDDTFLEVGRIAQEEGCDAVTLHPRSRAQMFEGKADWSRIGELKSALSIPVIGSGDLFSAADAVGMLAETGCDSVMVARGAMGNPWIFREALSLLAGEEPAPPTVQERLAVSRRHLELFAEFAGGRVALMEMRKHLSWYSKGLPGAAQFRAAVNRIESAPELIRAMEEFFDA; via the coding sequence CCTCGGCCCACTTGTGTTGAAGAATCAACTATTTCTGGCCCCGATGGCGGGGATTACCAATCTGCCGATGCGGATCATCTCCCGCGAGGGAGGGGCCTCGTTCGCCTTCACCGAGATGGTAAGCGTGAACGGCCTGACCCGGGAAGGGCAAAAAAGTTTCGATCTTTTAAAGAGTAGCCCGGAGGACCGCCCCATCGGGATGCAGCTTTTCGGCGACGATCCGGAGATGCTGGCCGAGGCGGCCCGCCTGGTGGAAGAGTACGGCGAGCTGATCGACATCAACATGGGATGTCCGGTGCGCAAGGTGGTGGGAACCGGCGCCGGGAGCGCGCTGATGAAGGACCCGCAAAAGGTGGGGCGCATCGTCAGGAGCGTGAGGGCCGCAACGAAGCTTCCGCTCACCATCAAGATACGCACCGGCTGGGTCTGCGGCGACGACACCTTCCTGGAAGTGGGGAGAATCGCCCAGGAGGAGGGGTGCGACGCGGTAACGCTGCATCCCAGAAGCCGCGCCCAGATGTTCGAGGGGAAGGCCGACTGGTCCCGGATCGGCGAGCTGAAGAGCGCGCTCAGCATCCCGGTGATCGGCAGCGGCGATCTCTTCAGCGCGGCCGACGCGGTGGGGATGCTGGCCGAAACCGGGTGCGACTCCGTCATGGTTGCCCGCGGCGCCATGGGGAACCCCTGGATCTTCCGCGAGGCGCTTTCCCTTTTGGCCGGTGAGGAGCCGGCTCCCCCGACGGTGCAAGAGCGGCTGGCGGTCTCCCGCAGGCACCTGGAGCTTTTCGCCGAGTTCGCGGGGGGGCGGGTGGCGCTCATGGAGATGCGCAAGCACCTCTCCTGGTATTCCAAGGGGCTGCCTGGGGCGGCGCAGTTTCGCGCGGCGGTGAACCGGATCGAAAGCGCTCCGGAGCTGATCCGGGCGATGGAGGAGTTCTTCGATGCCTGA